From the genome of Tachysurus fulvidraco isolate hzauxx_2018 chromosome 14, HZAU_PFXX_2.0, whole genome shotgun sequence:
AAAGAAAGAGGGGGCGTGGCCTGATGTTCATAACACACGTCACGTGCACGTTACATCATCACACTGGACATCACGTCTCTAGCAGCAGCACCGAATCGATTATTAATGAGCTTCTGGGATTGTAAATAAGCGTAACGAGTTTTAAGGAGTAAATGAGCCGAGACTGATGGTTCAGACTGAGGATCAGTGTTGGTGTTAAACGTTAGAATTGTGCGGCGTGTGTTAGCGCGTCTTACCGTGCCGTGGGAGCGCAGCGGATGTACATGCAGCCCACTCGGTTCCCTCGACTCGTGCGTGTCAGGAACACTTCGGTGACGTCCAGCTCCCGCTGAGAGTACTGAAACTCAGCCCGTTCTGTGAGATGGAGCTTCCAGCgcccctctcctcctcctcctactccTCCAGCTCCTCCACCAGCTAGTGCTCCTCCTCCAACACCAGtgcctccaccaccaccaccagtgACTGCTCCACCACCACCAGCGACCGCTCCACCTCGAGACCGAAGACCGGGTGccgtggtggaggtggtggacaCGGGGCCTGCCTCCAGATCAGGCAGGAGCGTGTAGGTGGGTTCAGGGGGCAGGAAGGCCAACTTAGCGGCTATACGGCTCGGGCATGGAGGACAGCAGAACAGGCAACACAGCTCACTGACAGACAGGCCATTCATCGTCAACTgtaggggggggagagagagaaagagagagagagagagagagagagagagagagagagacagacagacagacagagggggagagaaagagacatacACAGGGAGAGTCACACAGAAGgatgagagacagtgagagaaagaatgagtgaTGTAAAAGACAGAgtgaaataaatagagagatagagacagagatataaatagagatagagagagagagagatagatgatGTAACAGAGAGATGATTCAACAGTATCACTGTAAATCCTCCTACAGAAGCTATTGTTGCTCTATAGATGAAGCGCTGCTGCTTTTGGAAAGGGATTGGGCACAAGACCCTGTGGATGCTGTGCCTTGGCACTCAGAGTCCACTCAGATTTAACCTGGATTACACTGACCTGTATAAACACCCATCAAACCAAAAGACCATCACATCACAACTGTTGaattactaaataataataataataataataataataataataataacaacaataatacaaaaaatgaagCCTAGGCTATCAGCACAACGTCGGGAAAACCCTCAGCACACTccacattaattatttaatcactTCTCAACTTTAACTGAGCTGTAATTATACTCAATTATATCTAATAATCGTCTACTCGAAGAACACAATCAGGGTTATTAATACTAATCATTTCCCCTGAGGAGACGATCCATTCTTCCCAACggagtaaaaaaaatccaccaggTTTAATCCTCACGCCGCATGATTTTCGCTGAGCCGGAGAGGATCTTTACCAGCAAGTCATGAATAATTAGCgtgaaaatgaaacacaacCCTATGGACATGTAAAGAAGAGACATCTAACCAGGCCACTGGGCAAAACATACATCCATGTAAATACGTTTAAGGTCAGGAAAATGACGAGACTATTATAAAACATCTTCACTTAGCGGCTTATACGATTTAGGCAAAGATACATAAATCTTtatctctgacactggagactccttcggTAGGCGTTAAATGAACCGAAGTGTCTCCTCACCGGATCCACCATTAAACACGCTTCTattttactatagaaaccatgacGTATTAATAAAGATTGtatgaacagaaaaataaaataaaaaaatcctactgtttttttatatatgttaaGGATGTTGGAAAATGgatgaatattttaaagagGATTTAATAAAGAATTCTCGACACGTGACCAATAATAAATAGACATAATGGCTGAGAAAAGCTCATAAATGAggcaataataattaaaaaaaaaagttaaatattgtTTACAAATATTGAAAATATACATTCGTATTGAACCTATAGATggttaaataaacatcagattatataaatttatgtcaaaaaagaattttatataaaatacacttgTTTCTAAGTAAAACAAACACGTAATAAAATGTATGATCATCTAAACTAagtgttattaataatattcgTTTAGATGATtttacattgttattattattcatcgaataaatgaatgtaaaatataGCTGAAGCTTGTCAGTGTAGCAAGAGTTAAGCTAACATTATTAATCCGTcgtgtaaaataaatcatttaacgTGTTAAATAACAAACCGAGTGTTTGTTTGGTAATTTTTTTAAGAGCATTTCCTCTAACAGAACGTTTCACACCTCAGGGCTAATCAGCTAAGCTAGCAGTCAGATATGCTAACCAagctaatgctaaagctaaTGCTAACCTGGAAACACCGCCGACTCCTCAGATCATAAGGAATAAAGTCTTGGACATTTCGTCGTCTTCCTCCGACCGCAGTTTACAGAAGTGTTGACAGAGCAGCAGAGGacacggtgtgtgtgatggcggGTGATGAGCGACAGCGACACCGAGCTGTCATTGATTAGACTCGATGCTAACGATGCTAACGATGCTAACGAAGCCGCTTTACTGTTTCCTCCTCCTACTTACTACCTACTACACCGAGAGCCGCATCCGGAAGTGACGTAGGCGCaaatttttgccattttttgcttgtttgtttgtttgtttgtttaaatgaataaacagaatTAAAGACTGAAGAACGGagaataaagtaaattaaagaGGATCATataatttcatattaaattCGTTATACATAGAAAAAACGTTGAAGTATTTAATTTTAGGTGGGgaaaaatatatagtatatttattttaagaataaaGTCTGAATACACAGATGACGTAAtagagataataaaataaaagtgacacggtttattttacacacaaaggTGTTTAGGTTGTCTTGGTCTTGTACTCATTTGTTTGAGGATCTAAAACAGATAACAGTGATACAAGAGCAAACACAAACGTATTAAATACTTTTACACAGGATTTATAGAAATTATAGACTAGAATAGTTTTTAACGACtccatttaaaaatgataataattattattgttattgttgttattctttttaacatattgtaaactgttttattaaaatcacgtttattttctttaattgttcttttttattatgattttatcgtgtgtctcttatttttacatatttttttctctctcttataaattgtttacTAATTTccatgtaaagcactttgaatgacctctgtgtatgaaatgtgctatacaaataaacttgccttgccttgttataattattgttattgtttttattgttataattatacttattatggttgttataataataataataataataataataataataataataataataatagagtcTATACATTGATTTAAAACCCTATAGATGAGAGAATTGATTTAAAGAAtaagataaaatacaatttaaacacttttgtttatgaaaaaactttaataaaaaaaggtaTTAACATTGTTGTATTAAATTATATCTATTAATAAAAGTCCTTATCAGACATGATTAGAAAGGTGTGTGATGTCTAAAATCCGActagaccgtgtgtgtgtggtttcattTCCACGTGTCCTGGGGTTGTGACGTCAGTAAAAGATGGCGGCGTTGTGCGCGAGGAGCTTAGGGAAGGTCGGCAGGCTGTTTCCACACAGCACGAGTTTCTCAGGCTGGAATCCGGTGCCGCTATCCACGCGACTCTGTGCGCGAGCTCACGGCGGCAGTGCACAGGGACCTGCACGCGCCCTGAGACGGACCGGAAGCGGCGGAGCGgcgctcaggtgtgtgttcctGCTCGGAGGTGGACTCGGTTTGTACCACAGCGTTAAACACACGGTGCAGAAGCAGCACGCGCAGCAGCACGAGGTCAGTCACATTGTTGTCACCATAACAACCTGCTCATTAAAGTCACGCACTTATAGGAACCAGAAGGCGGtaatttttattccttttacttCTACTGATAAACCTGCAGGAGGCCATCAAATATTAACGTAATACTAAGTGCATTAAATCACTGAGGAAACCAGAAACTGACTTCCGGTCGGAAATCTTGTGGAGGTGCAGGCGGCTGTGGATGTGGAGGTGCAGGCGGCTGTGGATGTGGAGGTGCAGGCGGCTGTGGATGTGGAGGTGCAGGTGGCTGTAGATGTGGAGGTGCAGGCGAATGTGGTGGATGTAGACGTGGAGGTGCAGGCGGATGTGGATACGGATATTTAGGTGGATGTAGATATGGATGTGGATGTGCAGGTGGATGTGGATACGGATATTTAGGTGGATGTGGAGGTGCAGGTGGATGGAGGTGGACGTGGGCTTGATGCACCTCCTTGTGTTACTTTCCTTTTTAAAGTAAATTGCTACTTCTGGCGACACGTGGGACAGCGAGTGTCGGTGTGTGGACGTGGACGTGGTCTAGTAGAAGACAGTAGAGGTCACATGATCTGTAGGAAAGCGCATCTTGCTACACGCTCATACGCTTCAGTCCACGCTCACGCAAGTCAAGTCGCTTTGATTGTCATTTAAACCCTATATATCTGTTGCAGTAcagagtgaaatgagacaacgttcctCCAAAGACAGCTGAGGACTTCAGTAGACTGTTAGTCCTcgacacagaaacacagtgcaaacaaaatacacaagacgttacacaaaagacaaaagcaGCGCTACTGGACGTCAGAGACAAGACAGGATAAGGTGACTCTGGTtagaagttgttgttgtttttttgacaaGGTTGTGAGGGACCACTCGAAGCACGGGATTGGTCCAAGGAATTGTTCCAGCCAATCGTTGACGGGTTTGAGTTGCACCTGATTTGCATGAGATGGAGATGGTGTTGATTTGCACCGAATTGAAGCGCTTTATTTTCTAGGCAGCTGATCAGGGACGGGATCTGAAGCTGACGCTGTATCAGTATAAAACCTGTCCGTTCTGCAGTAAAGTGCGAGCCTTCCTGGACTACCATGGCCTCCCGTACCAAGTGGTGGAGGTTAACCCCGTCATGCGGCAGGAGATCAAGTGGTCTACCTACAGAAAAGTTCCCATCCTGATGGTGAACGAAAGTGTGGTAAGTTTGCAGCGTAACGTTTCTACCCGAGTTCCGGGTCGTCGCTCTGCCGTTAAACTCGGTCTTTCTGCTCCGCTTCTCTCCTGAGCAGCAGCTGAACGACTCGTCCGTGATCATCAGCGCTCTGATGACGTACCTGATCAGCAGGTGAGTGATGTTCAGACCCCACATGGTCCTAAGCTTGCGACCCGGCTTGCGATTAATGCTCGGCTTGACCGGCGACTCCGCAGGGAGAAGAGCGTTCCCGAGATCCTGAACTGTTATCCTGAAATGAAGGCAAAGAACCACAGCGGCAAAGACGTGACCGAGTTCGGGAACAAGTACTGGGTGATGGTGGACGAAACCAGACACAGGCAGTTCTATCCAGAGAAAACGTCCaggcagtgagagagacacacacacacatatacacacacacacacacacacacagttcagaaCAATCCACTGGCAGTCTGGACTGTGAATGGATGAGTAACacagtaagagtgtgtttgtgttttttcagagaggaaataaaatggCGTCAGTGGGCAGACGACTGGCTCGTGCACCTCATCTCCCCTAATGTGTACCGGACCCCGGCCGAGGCTCTGGCTTCCTTCGACTACATCGTACGCGAAGGAAAGTTCGGAACCTTCGAAGGCTTCTTTGCCAAGTACGTGGGAGCGGCGGCCATGTGGATCATCTCCAAACGGCTCAAGAGCAGGTCAGTGAATGCAGCGTAATTCCAT
Proteins encoded in this window:
- the ptgesl gene encoding prostaglandin E synthase 2, which produces MAALCARSLGKVGRLFPHSTSFSGWNPVPLSTRLCARAHGGSAQGPARALRRTGSGGAALRCVFLLGGGLGLYHSVKHTVQKQHAQQHEAADQGRDLKLTLYQYKTCPFCSKVRAFLDYHGLPYQVVEVNPVMRQEIKWSTYRKVPILMVNESVQLNDSSVIISALMTYLISREKSVPEILNCYPEMKAKNHSGKDVTEFGNKYWVMVDETRHRQFYPEKTSRQEEIKWRQWADDWLVHLISPNVYRTPAEALASFDYIVREGKFGTFEGFFAKYVGAAAMWIISKRLKSRHNLQDDVRQDLYKAVNDWVAAIGKNKKFMGGEKPNLADLAVFGVLRVMEGLQAFDDMMENTKVKKWYGRMQNAMRHHRQ